A window from Myxocyprinus asiaticus isolate MX2 ecotype Aquarium Trade chromosome 37, UBuf_Myxa_2, whole genome shotgun sequence encodes these proteins:
- the zgc:113223 gene encoding tetraspanin-33, producing the protein MKTSGKRSYRAVKYTLFVCCYIFWVFSAVLIAVGIYAKVAKESDVVDTLITDPALLLIIVGSLMFTITFFGCFGALRNISVLLNTFVGILLAILLLQVTAAVLGLLFSEKVQERTELLMLNAIVRYRDDQDLENVIDFVQKKFQCCGVDSYKDWSKNMYFNCSAPSLEACGVPFSCCIQHKNETVFNSMCGYETQKTKNVASHFIYTIGCLDKIVWWGKQNLLLVGGMTLVLLCLEICMMSLAAVQLCQVRNVQRKKGKANTGRNICCNRKS; encoded by the exons ATGAAAACCAGTGGAAAGAGATCATACAGAGCCGTAAAGTACACGTTATTTGTCTGTTGCTACATCTTCTGG GTATTTAGTGCTGTCCTGATTGCTGTTGGGATCTACGCGAAAGTTGCCAAAGAATCAG ATGTAGTGGACACGCTGATCACAGATCCAGCGCTGTTGTTGATCATCGTGGGTTCTCTCATGTTCACCATCACATTCTTCGGGTGTTTTGGAGCACTGCGCAACATCTCTGTGCTGTTGAACACG TTTGTAGGAATATTGTTGGCCATTCTGCTGCTGCAAGTAACTGCTGCTGTGCTGGGCCTTCTTTTCTCTGAAAAG GTTCAAGAGAGGACAGAGCTGCTGATGTTGAATGCAATTGTGCGCTATCGGGACGATCAGGACTTGGAAAATGTTATTGATTTTGTACAGAAAAAG TTTCAGTGTTGTGGGGTGGATTCCTATAAAGACTGGTctaaaaatatgtatttcaaCTGTTCTGCCCCCAGCCTGGAGGCCTGTGGAGTGCCCTTCTCCTGCTGTATACAGCACAAGAATGAG ACTGTGTTTAACTCCATGTGTGGCTATGAGacacaaaagacaaaaaatgtgGCCAGTCATTTCATCTACACCATCGGCTGTCTGGATAAAATCGTCTGGTGGGGAAAACAGAACCTTCTGCTGGTGGGAGGGATGACCCTTGTCCTACTTTGTCTTGAG ATATGTATGATGTCACTGGCTGCAGTACAGCTCTGTCAAGTCAGAAACGTTCAAAGGAAGAAGGGGAAAGCTAACACGGGCCGAAACATCTGTTGCAACAGAAAGTCTTGA
- the reep6 gene encoding receptor expression-enhancing protein 6 isoform X4, protein MFPIFTKIKERVEAFLNEKNFVTDCLSKIEEKTGIKKRYLAAGAVSVTGAYLLFGYGASLLCNLIGFVYPAYFSIKAIESPGKEDDTQWLTYWVIYGFFSVGEFFSDIFLHWFPFYYVCKCLFLLWCMAPVSWNGSQILYRRVVRPLFLKHEAAVDGVVNDLSGKAMSAAENVTREVLQTLVRNRTIGPAEPEAKQLTSSTPVY, encoded by the exons ATGTTTCCAATATTTACAAAGATAAAGGAACGCGTCGAGGCTTTTTTGAACGAGAAGAATTTTGTCACTGACTGTCTCAGTAAGATCGAAGAAAAAACTGGTATTAAGAAACGCTACCTGGCGGCCG GTGCTGTCTCTGTAACGGGAGCATATTTATTATTTGGCTACGGTGCCTCTCTGCTCTGTAATCTGATTGGTTTTGTTTATCCAGCATATTTCTC aatcaaagctatagaaagtccagGTAAAGAGGATGACACACAATGGTTGACGTATTGGGTAATCTACGGCTTCTTCAGCGTTGGTGAATTCTTCTCTGACATCTTTCTCCACTGGTTTCCATTCTACTACGTATGTAAG TGCCTGTTTCTTCTGTGGTGCATGGCTCCAGTCTCCTGGAATGGTTCTCAGATTCTGTACAGGCGTGTGGTGCGCCCGTTGTTCCTGAAGCATGAAGCTGCAGTAGACGGGGTGGTCAATGATCTGAGCGGGAAGGCCATGTCAGCAGCTGAGAATGTCACTAGAGAAG TTCTTCAGACTCTGGTGAGAAACAGAACTATTGGCCCAGCCGAGCCTGAAGCCAAACAACTGACCAGTTCAACTCCTGTAT
- the reep6 gene encoding receptor expression-enhancing protein 6 isoform X2 has protein sequence MFPIFTKIKERVEAFLNEKNFVTDCLSKIEEKTGIKKRYLAAGAVSVTGAYLLFGYGASLLCNLIGFVYPAYFSIKAIESPGKEDDTQWLTYWVIYGFFSVGEFFSDIFLHWFPFYYVCKCLFLLWCMAPVSWNGSQILYRRVVRPLFLKHEAAVDGVVNDLSGKAMSAAENVTREVLQTLVRNRTIGPAEPEAKQLTSSTPTEPTVD, from the exons ATGTTTCCAATATTTACAAAGATAAAGGAACGCGTCGAGGCTTTTTTGAACGAGAAGAATTTTGTCACTGACTGTCTCAGTAAGATCGAAGAAAAAACTGGTATTAAGAAACGCTACCTGGCGGCCG GTGCTGTCTCTGTAACGGGAGCATATTTATTATTTGGCTACGGTGCCTCTCTGCTCTGTAATCTGATTGGTTTTGTTTATCCAGCATATTTCTC aatcaaagctatagaaagtccagGTAAAGAGGATGACACACAATGGTTGACGTATTGGGTAATCTACGGCTTCTTCAGCGTTGGTGAATTCTTCTCTGACATCTTTCTCCACTGGTTTCCATTCTACTACGTATGTAAG TGCCTGTTTCTTCTGTGGTGCATGGCTCCAGTCTCCTGGAATGGTTCTCAGATTCTGTACAGGCGTGTGGTGCGCCCGTTGTTCCTGAAGCATGAAGCTGCAGTAGACGGGGTGGTCAATGATCTGAGCGGGAAGGCCATGTCAGCAGCTGAGAATGTCACTAGAGAAG TTCTTCAGACTCTGGTGAGAAACAGAACTATTGGCCCAGCCGAGCCTGAAGCCAAACAACTGACCAGTTCAACTCCT
- the reep6 gene encoding receptor expression-enhancing protein 6 isoform X3, whose translation MFPIFTKIKERVEAFLNEKNFVTDCLSKIEEKTGIKKRYLAAGAVSVTGAYLLFGYGASLLCNLIGFVYPAYFSIKAIESPGKEDDTQWLTYWVIYGFFSVGEFFSDIFLHWFPFYYVCKCLFLLWCMAPVSWNGSQILYRRVVRPLFLKHEAAVDGVVNDLSGKAMSAAENVTREVLQTLVRNRTIGPAEPEAKQLTSSTPVCC comes from the exons ATGTTTCCAATATTTACAAAGATAAAGGAACGCGTCGAGGCTTTTTTGAACGAGAAGAATTTTGTCACTGACTGTCTCAGTAAGATCGAAGAAAAAACTGGTATTAAGAAACGCTACCTGGCGGCCG GTGCTGTCTCTGTAACGGGAGCATATTTATTATTTGGCTACGGTGCCTCTCTGCTCTGTAATCTGATTGGTTTTGTTTATCCAGCATATTTCTC aatcaaagctatagaaagtccagGTAAAGAGGATGACACACAATGGTTGACGTATTGGGTAATCTACGGCTTCTTCAGCGTTGGTGAATTCTTCTCTGACATCTTTCTCCACTGGTTTCCATTCTACTACGTATGTAAG TGCCTGTTTCTTCTGTGGTGCATGGCTCCAGTCTCCTGGAATGGTTCTCAGATTCTGTACAGGCGTGTGGTGCGCCCGTTGTTCCTGAAGCATGAAGCTGCAGTAGACGGGGTGGTCAATGATCTGAGCGGGAAGGCCATGTCAGCAGCTGAGAATGTCACTAGAGAAG TTCTTCAGACTCTGGTGAGAAACAGAACTATTGGCCCAGCCGAGCCTGAAGCCAAACAACTGACCAGTTCAACTCCTGTAT